One Methylorubrum extorquens genomic window, CGCGGCTTAACCCATCCCATGCTGATCGTCTGCCCGGCCTGCGCCAGCGAGTATCGTATCGATGCCGACCGCGTCGGCACCAGCGGGCGCTCGGTGCGCTGCGCGGCCTGCCGCGAGACGTGGTTCATCTCGTCCGACGAGGTGGTGGCCGCGATGTTCGACGAGATGTCGGCGGCCGAGGAGCCCGGGACCAGCGCTCCGCCGGAGCCGGCGCCGAGGGCCGAGGCCCCGGCTGACGAACCGGTGCCACGCCCTCGGACGAGCCCCGCGAAGCCCGCCAAACGGGGCAAGCCAAAGCGCCCGGCCCGGCGGCTCTCCCCGGCGCTTGCTGCCGCTCTCGTCCTCGCCGCCTCCCTGCCGTTGGCGCTTCTCGGGCGCGCCAGCGTCGTGCGGGCGATGCCGCAGACGGCGGGGCTGTTCGCCCGCGTCGGCCTGCCGGTGAATTTGCGCGGCATCGATCTGACCGACATCGCCGCGTTTCAGGTCGCTGCCGACGGTAGCAACCCCGCCCGGCTCGTCGTGGAGGGGGACCTCGTGGCGGTTGCCCGAGACCGCGTCGTCGTGCCGGCGATCGAGGTCGAGGTCCGCGACGCCGGGGGCCAGTCGCTCTACCGCTGGACCGTTCCGGGACCGCGCGCAGCCCTGGAGTCCGGCGAACGGGCGCGGTTCAAGGCGAGCCTCTCGGCTCCCCCGGAGAAGGGTCGGCAGGTCGAGGTGCGCTTCTCGGACGAAGCCGCCGTCGGCGCGGGAGCCGGCGAGTCCCCTTAGAGCAATCCTGGGAAAGCCGTCGTCGCGCGCGGACTCACATCTGTGGATTGCGCCGATCCGGCAGCGGGCGCTTCGGCTGCGCGGGTCCGTAGCGCTGGCGGAGCCCGCTGCGCATGGTAAGGTGCAGCGTGGCGTGGCCGAGGGCGGTTCGCGCCGCAGAGATTCAGCGAAGACATCACGAGCCGCATGAGCACCGCATCGAAACGCGTCCGTGTCCTGTTCGACGAGGCGGCGATCGCCAAGCGCAACGAAGAGTTGGCCGACGCGATCGT contains:
- a CDS encoding zinc-ribbon domain-containing protein, which gives rise to MLIVCPACASEYRIDADRVGTSGRSVRCAACRETWFISSDEVVAAMFDEMSAAEEPGTSAPPEPAPRAEAPADEPVPRPRTSPAKPAKRGKPKRPARRLSPALAAALVLAASLPLALLGRASVVRAMPQTAGLFARVGLPVNLRGIDLTDIAAFQVAADGSNPARLVVEGDLVAVARDRVVVPAIEVEVRDAGGQSLYRWTVPGPRAALESGERARFKASLSAPPEKGRQVEVRFSDEAAVGAGAGESP